A portion of the Homo sapiens chromosome 16, GRCh38.p14 Primary Assembly genome contains these proteins:
- the DDX19B gene encoding ATP-dependent RNA helicase DDX19B isoform 3 (isoform 3 is encoded by transcript variant 5), whose protein sequence is MGFNRPSKIQENALPLMLAEPPQNLIAQSQSGTGKTAAFVLAMLSQVEPANKYPQCLCLSPTYELALQTGKVIEQMGKFYPELKLAYAVRGNKLERGQKISEQIVIGTPGTVLDWCSKLKFIDPKKIKVFVLDEADVMIATQGHQDQSIRIQRMLPRNCQMLLFSATFEDSVWKFAQKVVPDPNVIKLKREEETLDTIKQYYVLCSSRDEKFQALCNLYGAITIAQAMIFCHTRKTASWLAAELSKEGHQVALLSGEMMVEQRAAVIERFREGKEKVLVTTNVCARGIDVEQVSVVINFDLPVDKDGNPDNETYLHRIGRTGRFGKRGLAVNMVDSKHSMNILNRIQEHFNKKIERLDTDDLDEIEKIAN, encoded by the exons ATGGGTTTCAATCGTCCATCCAAGATACAAGAGAACGCATTGCCACTGATGCTTGCTGAGCC CCCACAGAACTTAATTGCCCAATCTCAGTCTGGTACTGGTAAAACAGCTGCCTTCGTGCTGGCCATGCTTAGCCAAGTAGAACCTGCAAACAAATACCCCCAG TGTCTATGTCTCTCCCCAACGTATGAGCTCGCCCTCCAAACAGGAAAAGTGATTGAACAAATGGGCAAATTTTACCCTGAACTGAAGCTAGCTTATGCTGTTCGAGGCAATAAAT TGGAAAGAGGCCAGAAGATCAGTGAGCAGATTGTCATTGGCACCCCTGGGACTGTGCTGGACTGGTGCTCCAAGCTCAAGTTCATTGATCCCAAGAAAATCAAGGTGTTTGTTCTGGATGAGGCTGATGTCATGATAGCCACTCAGGGCCACCAAGATCAGAGCATCCGCATCCAGAG GATGCTGCCCAGGAACTGCCAGATGCTGCTTTTCTCCGCCACCTTTGAAGACTCTGTGTGGAAGTTTGCCCAGAAAGTGGTCCCAGACCCAAACGTTATCAAACTGAAGCGTGAGGAAGAGACCCTGGACACCATCAAGCAGTACTATGTCCTGTGCAGCAGCAGAGACGAGAAGTTCCAGGCCTTGTGTAACCTCTACGGGGCCATCACCATTGCTCAAGCCATGATCTTCTGCCAT ACTCGCAAAACAGCTAGTTGGCTGGCAGCAGAGCTCTCAAAAGAAGGCCACCAGGTGGCTCTGCTGAGTGGGGAGATGATGGTGGAACAGAGGGCTGCAGTGATTGAGCGCTTCCGAGAGGGCAAAGAGAAGGTTTTGGTGACCACCAACGTGTGTGCCCGCG GCATTGATGTTGAACAAGTGTCTGTCGTCATCAACTTTGATCTTCCCGTGGACAAGGACGGGAATCCTGACAATGAGACCTACCTGCACCGGATCGGGCGCACGGGCCGCTTTGGCAAGAGGGGCCTGGCAGTGAACATGGTGGACAGCAAGCACAGCATGAACATCCTGAACAGAATCCAGGAGCATTTTA ATAAGAAGATAGAAAGATTGGACACAGATGATTTGGACGAGATTGAGAAAATAGCCAACTGA
- the DDX19B gene encoding ATP-dependent RNA helicase DDX19B isoform 4 (isoform 4 is encoded by transcript variant 4): protein MAGAAGRVQDRALRRFPITLPVGDLSNLHLKEEKIKPDTNGAVVKTNANAEKTDEEEKEDRAAQSLLNKLIRSNLVDNTNQVEVLQRDPNSPLYSVKSFEELRLPQNLIAQSQSGTGKTAAFVLAMLSQVEPANKYPQCLCLSPTYELALQTGKVIEQMGKFYPELKLAYAVRGNKLERGQKISEQIVIGTPGTVLDWCSKLKFIDPKKIKVFVLDEADVMIATQGHQDQSIRIQRMLPRNCQMLLFSATFEDSVWKFAQKVVPDPNVIKLKREEETLDTIKQYYVLCSSRDEKFQALCNLYGAITIAQAMIFCHTRKTASWLAAELSKEGHQVALLSGEMMVEQRAAVIERFREGKEKVLVTTNVCARGIDVEQVSVVINFDLPVDKDGNPDNETYLHRIGRTGRFGKRGLAVNMVDSKHSMNILNRIQEHFNKKIERLDTDDLDEIEKIAN from the exons TTGAGCAACTTGCATcttaaggaagagaaaatcaaaccAGATACCAATG GTGCTGTTGTCAAGACCAATGCCAATGCAGAGAAGACAGATGAAGAAGAGAAAG AGGACAGAGCTGCCCAGTCCTTACTCAACAAGCTGATCAGAAGCAACCTTGTTGATAACACAAACCAAGTGGAAGTCCTGCAGCGGGATCCAAACTCCCCTCTGTACTCGGTGAAGTCTTTTGAAGAGCTTCGGCT CCCACAGAACTTAATTGCCCAATCTCAGTCTGGTACTGGTAAAACAGCTGCCTTCGTGCTGGCCATGCTTAGCCAAGTAGAACCTGCAAACAAATACCCCCAG TGTCTATGTCTCTCCCCAACGTATGAGCTCGCCCTCCAAACAGGAAAAGTGATTGAACAAATGGGCAAATTTTACCCTGAACTGAAGCTAGCTTATGCTGTTCGAGGCAATAAAT TGGAAAGAGGCCAGAAGATCAGTGAGCAGATTGTCATTGGCACCCCTGGGACTGTGCTGGACTGGTGCTCCAAGCTCAAGTTCATTGATCCCAAGAAAATCAAGGTGTTTGTTCTGGATGAGGCTGATGTCATGATAGCCACTCAGGGCCACCAAGATCAGAGCATCCGCATCCAGAG GATGCTGCCCAGGAACTGCCAGATGCTGCTTTTCTCCGCCACCTTTGAAGACTCTGTGTGGAAGTTTGCCCAGAAAGTGGTCCCAGACCCAAACGTTATCAAACTGAAGCGTGAGGAAGAGACCCTGGACACCATCAAGCAGTACTATGTCCTGTGCAGCAGCAGAGACGAGAAGTTCCAGGCCTTGTGTAACCTCTACGGGGCCATCACCATTGCTCAAGCCATGATCTTCTGCCAT ACTCGCAAAACAGCTAGTTGGCTGGCAGCAGAGCTCTCAAAAGAAGGCCACCAGGTGGCTCTGCTGAGTGGGGAGATGATGGTGGAACAGAGGGCTGCAGTGATTGAGCGCTTCCGAGAGGGCAAAGAGAAGGTTTTGGTGACCACCAACGTGTGTGCCCGCG GCATTGATGTTGAACAAGTGTCTGTCGTCATCAACTTTGATCTTCCCGTGGACAAGGACGGGAATCCTGACAATGAGACCTACCTGCACCGGATCGGGCGCACGGGCCGCTTTGGCAAGAGGGGCCTGGCAGTGAACATGGTGGACAGCAAGCACAGCATGAACATCCTGAACAGAATCCAGGAGCATTTTA ATAAGAAGATAGAAAGATTGGACACAGATGATTTGGACGAGATTGAGAAAATAGCCAACTGA
- the DDX19B gene encoding ATP-dependent RNA helicase DDX19B isoform 2 (isoform 2 is encoded by transcript variant 2), protein MATDSWALAVDEQEAAAESLSNLHLKEEKIKPDTNGAVVKTNANAEKTDEEEKEDRAAQSLLNKLIRSNLVDNTNQVEVLQRDPNSPLYSVKSFEELRLPQNLIAQSQSGTGKTAAFVLAMLSQVEPANKYPQCLCLSPTYELALQTGKVIEQMGKFYPELKLAYAVRGNKLERGQKISEQIVIGTPGTVLDWCSKLKFIDPKKIKVFVLDEADVMIATQGHQDQSIRIQRMLPRNCQMLLFSATFEDSVWKFAQKVVPDPNVIKLKREEETLDTIKQYYVLCSSRDEKFQALCNLYGAITIAQAMIFCHTRKTASWLAAELSKEGHQVALLSGEMMVEQRAAVIERFREGKEKVLVTTNVCARGIDVEQVSVVINFDLPVDKDGNPDNETYLHRIGRTGRFGKRGLAVNMVDSKHSMNILNRIQEHFNKKIERLDTDDLDEIEKIAN, encoded by the exons TTGAGCAACTTGCATcttaaggaagagaaaatcaaaccAGATACCAATG GTGCTGTTGTCAAGACCAATGCCAATGCAGAGAAGACAGATGAAGAAGAGAAAG AGGACAGAGCTGCCCAGTCCTTACTCAACAAGCTGATCAGAAGCAACCTTGTTGATAACACAAACCAAGTGGAAGTCCTGCAGCGGGATCCAAACTCCCCTCTGTACTCGGTGAAGTCTTTTGAAGAGCTTCGGCT CCCACAGAACTTAATTGCCCAATCTCAGTCTGGTACTGGTAAAACAGCTGCCTTCGTGCTGGCCATGCTTAGCCAAGTAGAACCTGCAAACAAATACCCCCAG TGTCTATGTCTCTCCCCAACGTATGAGCTCGCCCTCCAAACAGGAAAAGTGATTGAACAAATGGGCAAATTTTACCCTGAACTGAAGCTAGCTTATGCTGTTCGAGGCAATAAAT TGGAAAGAGGCCAGAAGATCAGTGAGCAGATTGTCATTGGCACCCCTGGGACTGTGCTGGACTGGTGCTCCAAGCTCAAGTTCATTGATCCCAAGAAAATCAAGGTGTTTGTTCTGGATGAGGCTGATGTCATGATAGCCACTCAGGGCCACCAAGATCAGAGCATCCGCATCCAGAG GATGCTGCCCAGGAACTGCCAGATGCTGCTTTTCTCCGCCACCTTTGAAGACTCTGTGTGGAAGTTTGCCCAGAAAGTGGTCCCAGACCCAAACGTTATCAAACTGAAGCGTGAGGAAGAGACCCTGGACACCATCAAGCAGTACTATGTCCTGTGCAGCAGCAGAGACGAGAAGTTCCAGGCCTTGTGTAACCTCTACGGGGCCATCACCATTGCTCAAGCCATGATCTTCTGCCAT ACTCGCAAAACAGCTAGTTGGCTGGCAGCAGAGCTCTCAAAAGAAGGCCACCAGGTGGCTCTGCTGAGTGGGGAGATGATGGTGGAACAGAGGGCTGCAGTGATTGAGCGCTTCCGAGAGGGCAAAGAGAAGGTTTTGGTGACCACCAACGTGTGTGCCCGCG GCATTGATGTTGAACAAGTGTCTGTCGTCATCAACTTTGATCTTCCCGTGGACAAGGACGGGAATCCTGACAATGAGACCTACCTGCACCGGATCGGGCGCACGGGCCGCTTTGGCAAGAGGGGCCTGGCAGTGAACATGGTGGACAGCAAGCACAGCATGAACATCCTGAACAGAATCCAGGAGCATTTTA ATAAGAAGATAGAAAGATTGGACACAGATGATTTGGACGAGATTGAGAAAATAGCCAACTGA
- the DDX19B gene encoding ATP-dependent RNA helicase DDX19B isoform 6 (isoform 6 is encoded by transcript variant 8), translating into MAGAAGRVQDRALRRFPITLPVGDLSNLHLKEEKIKPDTNGAVVKTNANAEKTDEEEKEDRAAQSLLNKLIRSNLVDNTNQVEVLQRDPNSPLYSVKSFEELRLKPQLLQGVYAMGFNRPSKIQENALPLMLAEPPQNLIAQSQSGTGKTAAFVLAMLSQVEPANKYPQCLCLSPTYELALQTGKVIEQMGKFYPELKLAYAVRGNKLERGQKISEQIVIGTPGTVLDWCSKLKFIDPKKIKVFVLDEADVMIATQGHQDQSIRIQRMLPRNCQMLLFSATFEDSVWKFAQKVVPDPNVIKLKREEETLDTIKQYYVLCSSRDEKFQALCNLYGAITIAQAMIFCHTRKTASWLAAELSKEGHQVALLSGEMMVEQRAAVIERFREGKEKVLVTTNVCARGIDVEQVSVVINFDLPVDKDGNPDNETYLHRIGRTGRFGKRGLAVNMVDSKHSMNILNRIQEHFNKKIERLDTDDLDEIEKIAN; encoded by the exons TTGAGCAACTTGCATcttaaggaagagaaaatcaaaccAGATACCAATG GTGCTGTTGTCAAGACCAATGCCAATGCAGAGAAGACAGATGAAGAAGAGAAAG AGGACAGAGCTGCCCAGTCCTTACTCAACAAGCTGATCAGAAGCAACCTTGTTGATAACACAAACCAAGTGGAAGTCCTGCAGCGGGATCCAAACTCCCCTCTGTACTCGGTGAAGTCTTTTGAAGAGCTTCGGCT GAAACCACAGCTTCTCCAAGGAGTCTATGCCATGGGTTTCAATCGTCCATCCAAGATACAAGAGAACGCATTGCCACTGATGCTTGCTGAGCC CCCACAGAACTTAATTGCCCAATCTCAGTCTGGTACTGGTAAAACAGCTGCCTTCGTGCTGGCCATGCTTAGCCAAGTAGAACCTGCAAACAAATACCCCCAG TGTCTATGTCTCTCCCCAACGTATGAGCTCGCCCTCCAAACAGGAAAAGTGATTGAACAAATGGGCAAATTTTACCCTGAACTGAAGCTAGCTTATGCTGTTCGAGGCAATAAAT TGGAAAGAGGCCAGAAGATCAGTGAGCAGATTGTCATTGGCACCCCTGGGACTGTGCTGGACTGGTGCTCCAAGCTCAAGTTCATTGATCCCAAGAAAATCAAGGTGTTTGTTCTGGATGAGGCTGATGTCATGATAGCCACTCAGGGCCACCAAGATCAGAGCATCCGCATCCAGAG GATGCTGCCCAGGAACTGCCAGATGCTGCTTTTCTCCGCCACCTTTGAAGACTCTGTGTGGAAGTTTGCCCAGAAAGTGGTCCCAGACCCAAACGTTATCAAACTGAAGCGTGAGGAAGAGACCCTGGACACCATCAAGCAGTACTATGTCCTGTGCAGCAGCAGAGACGAGAAGTTCCAGGCCTTGTGTAACCTCTACGGGGCCATCACCATTGCTCAAGCCATGATCTTCTGCCAT ACTCGCAAAACAGCTAGTTGGCTGGCAGCAGAGCTCTCAAAAGAAGGCCACCAGGTGGCTCTGCTGAGTGGGGAGATGATGGTGGAACAGAGGGCTGCAGTGATTGAGCGCTTCCGAGAGGGCAAAGAGAAGGTTTTGGTGACCACCAACGTGTGTGCCCGCG GCATTGATGTTGAACAAGTGTCTGTCGTCATCAACTTTGATCTTCCCGTGGACAAGGACGGGAATCCTGACAATGAGACCTACCTGCACCGGATCGGGCGCACGGGCCGCTTTGGCAAGAGGGGCCTGGCAGTGAACATGGTGGACAGCAAGCACAGCATGAACATCCTGAACAGAATCCAGGAGCATTTTA ATAAGAAGATAGAAAGATTGGACACAGATGATTTGGACGAGATTGAGAAAATAGCCAACTGA
- the DDX19B gene encoding ATP-dependent RNA helicase DDX19B isoform 5 (isoform 5 is encoded by transcript variant 7) produces MLSQVEPANKYPQCLCLSPTYELALQTGKVIEQMGKFYPELKLAYAVRGNKLERGQKISEQIVIGTPGTVLDWCSKLKFIDPKKIKVFVLDEADVMIATQGHQDQSIRIQRMLPRNCQMLLFSATFEDSVWKFAQKVVPDPNVIKLKREEETLDTIKQYYVLCSSRDEKFQALCNLYGAITIAQAMIFCHTRKTASWLAAELSKEGHQVALLSGEMMVEQRAAVIERFREGKEKVLVTTNVCARGIDVEQVSVVINFDLPVDKDGNPDNETYLHRIGRTGRFGKRGLAVNMVDSKHSMNILNRIQEHFNKKIERLDTDDLDEIEKIAN; encoded by the exons ATGCTTAGCCAAGTAGAACCTGCAAACAAATACCCCCAG TGTCTATGTCTCTCCCCAACGTATGAGCTCGCCCTCCAAACAGGAAAAGTGATTGAACAAATGGGCAAATTTTACCCTGAACTGAAGCTAGCTTATGCTGTTCGAGGCAATAAAT TGGAAAGAGGCCAGAAGATCAGTGAGCAGATTGTCATTGGCACCCCTGGGACTGTGCTGGACTGGTGCTCCAAGCTCAAGTTCATTGATCCCAAGAAAATCAAGGTGTTTGTTCTGGATGAGGCTGATGTCATGATAGCCACTCAGGGCCACCAAGATCAGAGCATCCGCATCCAGAG GATGCTGCCCAGGAACTGCCAGATGCTGCTTTTCTCCGCCACCTTTGAAGACTCTGTGTGGAAGTTTGCCCAGAAAGTGGTCCCAGACCCAAACGTTATCAAACTGAAGCGTGAGGAAGAGACCCTGGACACCATCAAGCAGTACTATGTCCTGTGCAGCAGCAGAGACGAGAAGTTCCAGGCCTTGTGTAACCTCTACGGGGCCATCACCATTGCTCAAGCCATGATCTTCTGCCAT ACTCGCAAAACAGCTAGTTGGCTGGCAGCAGAGCTCTCAAAAGAAGGCCACCAGGTGGCTCTGCTGAGTGGGGAGATGATGGTGGAACAGAGGGCTGCAGTGATTGAGCGCTTCCGAGAGGGCAAAGAGAAGGTTTTGGTGACCACCAACGTGTGTGCCCGCG GCATTGATGTTGAACAAGTGTCTGTCGTCATCAACTTTGATCTTCCCGTGGACAAGGACGGGAATCCTGACAATGAGACCTACCTGCACCGGATCGGGCGCACGGGCCGCTTTGGCAAGAGGGGCCTGGCAGTGAACATGGTGGACAGCAAGCACAGCATGAACATCCTGAACAGAATCCAGGAGCATTTTA ATAAGAAGATAGAAAGATTGGACACAGATGATTTGGACGAGATTGAGAAAATAGCCAACTGA
- the DDX19B gene encoding ATP-dependent RNA helicase DDX19B isoform 1 (isoform 1 is encoded by transcript variant 1), producing the protein MATDSWALAVDEQEAAAESLSNLHLKEEKIKPDTNGAVVKTNANAEKTDEEEKEDRAAQSLLNKLIRSNLVDNTNQVEVLQRDPNSPLYSVKSFEELRLKPQLLQGVYAMGFNRPSKIQENALPLMLAEPPQNLIAQSQSGTGKTAAFVLAMLSQVEPANKYPQCLCLSPTYELALQTGKVIEQMGKFYPELKLAYAVRGNKLERGQKISEQIVIGTPGTVLDWCSKLKFIDPKKIKVFVLDEADVMIATQGHQDQSIRIQRMLPRNCQMLLFSATFEDSVWKFAQKVVPDPNVIKLKREEETLDTIKQYYVLCSSRDEKFQALCNLYGAITIAQAMIFCHTRKTASWLAAELSKEGHQVALLSGEMMVEQRAAVIERFREGKEKVLVTTNVCARGIDVEQVSVVINFDLPVDKDGNPDNETYLHRIGRTGRFGKRGLAVNMVDSKHSMNILNRIQEHFNKKIERLDTDDLDEIEKIAN; encoded by the exons TTGAGCAACTTGCATcttaaggaagagaaaatcaaaccAGATACCAATG GTGCTGTTGTCAAGACCAATGCCAATGCAGAGAAGACAGATGAAGAAGAGAAAG AGGACAGAGCTGCCCAGTCCTTACTCAACAAGCTGATCAGAAGCAACCTTGTTGATAACACAAACCAAGTGGAAGTCCTGCAGCGGGATCCAAACTCCCCTCTGTACTCGGTGAAGTCTTTTGAAGAGCTTCGGCT GAAACCACAGCTTCTCCAAGGAGTCTATGCCATGGGTTTCAATCGTCCATCCAAGATACAAGAGAACGCATTGCCACTGATGCTTGCTGAGCC CCCACAGAACTTAATTGCCCAATCTCAGTCTGGTACTGGTAAAACAGCTGCCTTCGTGCTGGCCATGCTTAGCCAAGTAGAACCTGCAAACAAATACCCCCAG TGTCTATGTCTCTCCCCAACGTATGAGCTCGCCCTCCAAACAGGAAAAGTGATTGAACAAATGGGCAAATTTTACCCTGAACTGAAGCTAGCTTATGCTGTTCGAGGCAATAAAT TGGAAAGAGGCCAGAAGATCAGTGAGCAGATTGTCATTGGCACCCCTGGGACTGTGCTGGACTGGTGCTCCAAGCTCAAGTTCATTGATCCCAAGAAAATCAAGGTGTTTGTTCTGGATGAGGCTGATGTCATGATAGCCACTCAGGGCCACCAAGATCAGAGCATCCGCATCCAGAG GATGCTGCCCAGGAACTGCCAGATGCTGCTTTTCTCCGCCACCTTTGAAGACTCTGTGTGGAAGTTTGCCCAGAAAGTGGTCCCAGACCCAAACGTTATCAAACTGAAGCGTGAGGAAGAGACCCTGGACACCATCAAGCAGTACTATGTCCTGTGCAGCAGCAGAGACGAGAAGTTCCAGGCCTTGTGTAACCTCTACGGGGCCATCACCATTGCTCAAGCCATGATCTTCTGCCAT ACTCGCAAAACAGCTAGTTGGCTGGCAGCAGAGCTCTCAAAAGAAGGCCACCAGGTGGCTCTGCTGAGTGGGGAGATGATGGTGGAACAGAGGGCTGCAGTGATTGAGCGCTTCCGAGAGGGCAAAGAGAAGGTTTTGGTGACCACCAACGTGTGTGCCCGCG GCATTGATGTTGAACAAGTGTCTGTCGTCATCAACTTTGATCTTCCCGTGGACAAGGACGGGAATCCTGACAATGAGACCTACCTGCACCGGATCGGGCGCACGGGCCGCTTTGGCAAGAGGGGCCTGGCAGTGAACATGGTGGACAGCAAGCACAGCATGAACATCCTGAACAGAATCCAGGAGCATTTTA ATAAGAAGATAGAAAGATTGGACACAGATGATTTGGACGAGATTGAGAAAATAGCCAACTGA